In one Mucilaginibacter sp. PAMB04168 genomic region, the following are encoded:
- a CDS encoding NADH-quinone oxidoreductase subunit L, translated as MITDLSHTATITNYALVAVALPLVASLVNFLLPAKAGKVSGWISALAVLASVILAATVFGKVWNAEQIHIRNLWFTIGQSNVYGGLLLNNLSVFMLLLVTVIALPVHIYSTAYIKPAEQNRYFTYLSFFCFSMLALVVVDSLVLVYAFWELVGFSSYLLIGFWFTRDSAVLANKKAFIMNRIGDIGLLSAIIILFAQYHTFDLVELFGQNGLVVKSILQNGIWLAPTGQMPQVWQYIAFIGIFLAVAAKSAQFPLHTWLPDAMEGPTSVSALIHAATMVAAGVFLLGRVYPLFNIYELNALAIVGCFTAFLAATIALTQNDLKRILAYSTISQLGYMITAMGIDAYASSLFHLATHAFFKCLLFLCAGVIIHEVQHIKDENQLDIDPQNILYMGGLRKKMPLTFIATLVGCLALVGAPLTSGYLSKDGILIQAFEWAENKSWAYKIVPISILVTSCITAFYVARLLFKVFFGEFRLKEILPDMQLHIGDGSWGFRIPLVFLTLCCLFPLLSLHPLLYEHAWLFKGLRPADYMARENIYHTIIPVAINILSVFVAYWAFAVYIQQRKLVFSQTNFLFKLSYHHWYIDTFYQNTVVKAVLLLSNALFWFDRQVIDGVINFLQKASGLLASLTAWTDRYIVDGTLHFLALLVKAIGNFFRGFQGGKVQYYLYSMLALILTLFIIKLLI; from the coding sequence TTGATTACTGATTTATCACATACTGCAACCATTACTAACTACGCCCTTGTGGCGGTAGCACTGCCGCTTGTTGCTTCGCTTGTGAACTTTTTATTGCCTGCTAAGGCAGGTAAGGTTTCGGGGTGGATTTCTGCATTGGCTGTTTTGGCAAGTGTGATACTGGCTGCAACCGTATTTGGCAAAGTATGGAATGCTGAGCAGATACATATTCGTAACCTTTGGTTTACTATTGGCCAAAGTAACGTTTACGGCGGTTTATTGCTCAATAATCTGTCGGTATTTATGTTGCTGCTGGTTACGGTTATTGCCTTGCCGGTACATATCTATTCTACAGCTTATATTAAACCTGCTGAACAAAACCGCTATTTTACTTACCTCAGCTTCTTTTGTTTCAGTATGCTGGCTCTTGTAGTGGTCGATAGTTTAGTACTCGTATATGCCTTTTGGGAATTAGTAGGCTTTTCATCATACCTGCTCATTGGCTTTTGGTTTACACGTGACAGTGCCGTACTGGCTAATAAAAAAGCCTTTATAATGAATAGGATAGGTGACATTGGATTGCTTTCAGCGATAATTATCCTGTTTGCCCAATACCACACTTTTGATTTAGTTGAATTGTTCGGTCAAAACGGCTTGGTGGTCAAATCTATCCTGCAAAATGGAATCTGGCTGGCCCCAACAGGTCAAATGCCTCAAGTATGGCAGTATATAGCATTTATAGGCATATTTTTGGCTGTGGCTGCAAAATCGGCCCAGTTTCCACTGCATACCTGGTTGCCCGATGCCATGGAGGGACCAACCTCTGTTTCTGCATTAATACATGCAGCTACCATGGTTGCGGCCGGCGTGTTTTTGCTGGGGCGCGTTTACCCGCTATTTAACATATATGAATTAAACGCCCTGGCTATTGTAGGGTGTTTTACCGCGTTTTTGGCAGCTACCATAGCGCTTACACAAAATGATTTAAAACGAATATTGGCATATTCAACTATATCTCAACTGGGATACATGATTACTGCAATGGGCATCGATGCCTATGCTTCGTCGCTTTTTCATTTGGCTACGCATGCTTTTTTTAAGTGTTTGTTGTTTTTATGTGCAGGTGTTATTATACACGAGGTGCAGCACATTAAAGATGAAAACCAACTCGATATCGATCCGCAGAATATCTTGTATATGGGTGGTTTGCGTAAAAAGATGCCGTTAACATTTATTGCAACGCTTGTTGGTTGTTTGGCCTTGGTTGGCGCGCCGCTTACATCGGGCTACCTCTCTAAGGATGGTATACTAATACAGGCATTTGAATGGGCCGAAAATAAGAGCTGGGCATACAAAATTGTGCCCATCAGTATTTTAGTTACCAGTTGCATTACCGCTTTTTATGTAGCCCGTTTACTGTTTAAAGTGTTTTTTGGAGAGTTCAGGCTTAAGGAAATACTGCCTGACATGCAACTTCATATTGGCGATGGCAGTTGGGGCTTTCGTATACCACTGGTTTTTTTAACGCTTTGTTGCTTGTTCCCGTTGCTTTCACTGCATCCGTTATTGTATGAACATGCCTGGTTATTTAAAGGTTTACGGCCGGCTGATTACATGGCACGCGAAAACATCTATCATACCATTATTCCAGTTGCCATAAACATATTGAGCGTTTTTGTAGCTTATTGGGCTTTTGCAGTTTATATTCAGCAACGCAAACTGGTATTTAGTCAAACCAACTTTTTATTCAAGCTTTCATACCATCATTGGTATATTGATACCTTCTATCAAAATACCGTAGTGAAAGCCGTATTATTATTAAGCAACGCCTTGTTTTGGTTTGATCGCCAGGTTATTGATGGCGTTATAAATTTTTTACAAAAAGCCAGCGGCCTGCTAGCCAGCCTCACCGCCTGGACTGACCGTTATATTGTTGACGGTACTTTGCACTTTTTGGCCCTGTTAGTTAAAGCAATAGGCAATTTTTTCCGTGGTTTTCAAGGCGGCAAAGTGCAATACTATTTATATAGCATGCTGGCCTTAATACTAACCCTGTTTATCATTAAATTACTGATCTGA
- a CDS encoding NADH-quinone oxidoreductase subunit M gives MNILTLFIFIPALFGLLILLLPSSFKQIFKYITLAATIIQLALSVFIYLNFKTGAAYAGVNNESQFQLVQKTPWISLNLGNAGHMQIDYFVGIDGISVLMLVMTAVVMVIAVLASWEIKQNLKGFFVLFLLLDMAVAGVFCALDFFLFYLFYELMLLPLYFLIGMWGGVRREYAAIKFFLYTLFGSVFMLLIMVGLYLSVTDPATGNHTFNIIHMMNPANYQQGSVFSVLSHQTLFGMPARVVGFVVIFIAFAIKVPVVPLHTWLPDAHVEAPTPVSIILAGVLLKIGGYGIIRICMGIFPEVAASGAFWLGLLGVVSIIYGALNALAQRDLKRLIAYSSVSHMGFVLLGLASQTAEGVSGAMMQMISHGFLSSMLFFLVGVIYNRVHDRDIYNFRGLATVMPQYTTYVMIAFFASLGLPGFSAFIAEAFSLAGAFKSTVIPNWMAVCGSIGILLSAAYFLWTLQRMFFGKELLKGGESWKQALTGLHIREKLALFPLAILALALGIMPSLVFSKINDSVLAVVEFTKQMVR, from the coding sequence ATGAATATATTAACCTTATTCATATTTATACCTGCCCTTTTCGGTTTGCTTATTCTGCTGCTTCCATCATCGTTTAAGCAAATTTTTAAATATATAACGCTTGCTGCAACTATCATACAGTTAGCGCTGAGCGTATTTATATACTTGAACTTTAAAACAGGTGCAGCTTATGCTGGCGTTAATAATGAAAGTCAGTTTCAGTTAGTACAAAAAACGCCATGGATTAGTTTGAACTTAGGCAATGCCGGCCATATGCAGATTGATTACTTTGTAGGTATTGATGGCATATCGGTATTAATGCTGGTAATGACGGCTGTTGTAATGGTGATAGCGGTACTGGCCTCATGGGAGATTAAACAAAACCTGAAAGGTTTTTTCGTATTGTTCCTGCTGCTGGATATGGCTGTTGCCGGGGTATTCTGCGCGCTTGATTTTTTCTTATTTTACCTGTTTTATGAGCTCATGTTGCTGCCGCTTTACTTTCTTATTGGTATGTGGGGTGGGGTAAGGCGCGAGTATGCGGCTATTAAGTTCTTTTTGTACACGCTGTTTGGCTCAGTGTTCATGCTCTTAATTATGGTGGGCCTGTACCTGTCAGTTACCGATCCGGCAACCGGCAACCATACCTTTAACATCATACACATGATGAACCCGGCTAATTATCAGCAAGGTTCGGTGTTCTCTGTGCTAAGCCATCAAACGCTGTTCGGAATGCCGGCAAGAGTAGTGGGCTTTGTAGTGATCTTCATTGCTTTTGCCATCAAGGTGCCGGTTGTACCTTTACACACCTGGTTGCCCGATGCGCACGTTGAGGCGCCTACACCGGTATCTATTATTTTAGCGGGTGTGTTGCTAAAAATAGGCGGCTACGGCATCATCCGTATATGTATGGGTATCTTCCCCGAAGTGGCAGCTTCCGGTGCGTTTTGGCTTGGTTTGCTGGGCGTTGTTTCGATAATATATGGCGCCTTAAATGCCTTGGCACAGCGCGATCTAAAAAGGCTAATCGCTTATTCATCCGTTTCGCACATGGGCTTTGTATTGTTAGGTTTGGCTTCGCAAACAGCCGAAGGGGTGAGCGGCGCTATGATGCAGATGATCAGTCACGGCTTCTTATCATCCATGTTGTTCTTCCTAGTCGGCGTTATATACAACCGGGTACACGACCGGGATATATATAACTTCCGTGGATTGGCTACCGTTATGCCACAATACACCACTTATGTAATGATCGCTTTTTTTGCGTCATTAGGCCTACCTGGTTTTTCGGCTTTTATTGCCGAAGCTTTTTCGCTGGCTGGTGCTTTTAAATCAACGGTTATTCCAAACTGGATGGCAGTATGCGGATCCATAGGTATTTTACTAAGTGCCGCATATTTTTTATGGACGCTGCAACGCATGTTTTTTGGCAAAGAGTTGCTAAAAGGAGGCGAAAGCTGGAAACAAGCTTTAACGGGTTTGCATATACGCGAAAAGCTGGCTTTGTTCCCACTGGCAATTTTAGCGCTGGCATTAGGTATAATGCCCTCACTGGTGTTCAGCAAAATTAATGACTCGGTGCTGGCCGTAGTCGAATTTACAAAACAGATGGTTCGTTAA